A region from the uncultured Bacteroides sp. genome encodes:
- a CDS encoding TonB-dependent receptor plug domain-containing protein, with amino-acid sequence MKRRLLLIASLSLCSIVYAQADKDAPEDSISRVYTLGTVDVVGKTVKTSVPDKIDMVQMREFNRDNLTDAVNLIPGLTISEAGARNEGALYLRGFSMLQTPIFYDGVPIYVPYDGNVDITRFTTFDLAQISVTKAFTSVLYGPNTMGGAINLVSRKPVKKLEIDGISGMKFSKEGLNGYNTGVNIGSRTEKFYFLGSFSYLDTKFMSLSDKFTPTDYEDGGRREHSASKDLKVSAKIGYTPNATDEYSLNFIIQDAKKNISPSITGGQYRDYPKYNKKSIYFKSNTYLGMATNMKVTAFYDNYYNIMDQFDDNTYLLQNTKKAFHSIYDDYSLGGSVNFSNESIEKNVLQFAFHEKYDSHKEHNGSIPANETTGQTAVTGEPIQKYLDNTLSAGLEDTYTFSKYLTAVAGISYNYRGNNKAQEYGTHYLTGEKNVLYDFPTGSDDAFNYQLATILHVAKGHDITVSASRKSHFASQKDRYSSKFGSQEPNPDLASEFSWIFDVTYEGRLTDKFQYQASLFRNNVDDAIYQITVGTQDNGDPVYQNRNVGKAVFQGYELSLGCELVKNLTIGANYSYIHRENKEDKTVKFVGVPDHKFIAYGKYKLSSWDAYFHFDTEVNSKRYVTSDGITVPGYMVMNAKIHSQIWKGLACEIGSRNLFDRNYSISQNYPREGRTFFTSVVYNF; translated from the coding sequence ATGAAAAGACGTTTATTATTAATTGCCTCCCTTAGCTTGTGCTCCATCGTTTATGCACAAGCAGATAAGGATGCGCCCGAAGATTCTATTTCACGGGTGTATACGCTTGGAACAGTTGACGTAGTGGGTAAAACAGTCAAAACATCTGTTCCCGATAAAATAGATATGGTACAAATGCGTGAGTTCAACAGAGACAACCTCACGGATGCGGTGAACCTGATTCCCGGGCTGACAATCTCGGAAGCAGGCGCACGAAACGAAGGAGCACTTTACCTGCGAGGGTTCAGTATGCTTCAAACCCCGATCTTCTATGACGGAGTTCCCATCTATGTGCCTTATGATGGCAATGTTGACATCACACGCTTTACCACCTTCGACCTGGCTCAGATCAGCGTTACGAAAGCATTTACTTCCGTACTTTATGGGCCGAATACAATGGGAGGTGCTATTAATCTGGTTTCGCGTAAACCGGTAAAGAAACTGGAGATTGACGGCATATCGGGTATGAAGTTTAGCAAAGAGGGCTTGAACGGATACAATACAGGCGTTAATATTGGTTCCCGCACGGAAAAGTTCTATTTCCTGGGAAGTTTTTCGTATCTGGATACCAAGTTTATGTCTCTGTCGGATAAGTTCACACCGACCGATTATGAAGATGGCGGACGCCGCGAACATTCAGCTTCAAAAGACTTGAAAGTGAGTGCCAAGATTGGTTATACTCCCAATGCAACGGACGAATACTCTCTGAACTTTATCATTCAAGATGCAAAGAAAAACATCTCGCCTTCTATTACCGGCGGGCAATACAGGGATTACCCCAAATATAACAAAAAAAGCATTTACTTTAAGTCGAATACCTATCTGGGCATGGCTACCAATATGAAGGTTACTGCTTTCTATGATAACTATTATAACATCATGGATCAGTTTGACGACAATACGTATTTGCTGCAGAACACCAAAAAGGCATTCCATAGCATTTATGATGATTATTCCTTGGGCGGGTCGGTTAATTTCTCCAATGAATCGATAGAAAAGAACGTGCTTCAATTTGCTTTTCACGAAAAGTACGACTCACACAAGGAACATAACGGGTCTATTCCGGCCAATGAAACTACCGGTCAGACGGCCGTAACCGGAGAACCGATACAAAAATACCTGGATAATACCCTCTCTGCCGGGCTGGAAGATACGTATACCTTTAGTAAATACCTTACGGCAGTGGCCGGTATCAGTTATAACTATCGAGGCAACAACAAAGCACAAGAGTATGGCACACACTACCTCACCGGCGAGAAAAATGTGCTTTATGATTTCCCTACCGGTTCCGACGATGCTTTTAATTATCAGTTGGCTACCATCTTGCATGTGGCTAAGGGACACGATATAACCGTTTCCGCTTCTCGTAAGTCACACTTTGCTTCTCAGAAAGACCGCTATTCCAGTAAGTTCGGCTCTCAGGAACCTAATCCCGATCTGGCTTCTGAGTTCAGTTGGATATTCGATGTTACCTACGAAGGCCGGCTTACCGATAAGTTTCAGTATCAGGCCTCTTTGTTTCGTAACAATGTAGACGATGCTATTTATCAGATAACCGTGGGAACTCAGGATAATGGCGATCCTGTTTATCAAAACCGTAATGTGGGTAAAGCCGTTTTTCAGGGTTACGAACTCTCTCTTGGGTGCGAATTGGTAAAGAACCTGACGATAGGTGCCAACTATAGTTACATTCATCGGGAGAATAAAGAAGATAAGACGGTGAAGTTTGTGGGTGTTCCCGATCATAAGTTCATTGCTTACGGCAAATACAAGCTATCTTCCTGGGATGCTTATTTCCACTTCGATACAGAGGTGAATAGCAAAAGATACGTAACCAGCGACGGGATAACCGTGCCCGGCTATATGGTGATGAATGCAAAGATACATTCGCAGATATGGAAAGGGCTGGCTTGCGAAATTGGTTCCAGAAACCTTTTCGACCGTAACTACTCCATTTCTCAGAACTACCCGCGGGAGGGACGAACCTTCTTCACATCCGTAGTGTACAACTTTTAA
- a CDS encoding SAM-dependent methyltransferase, with product MKEAFGNYYPVSIVGTGPGGPEYLTVEAKRRLNEADCILYDCLPATHILTEAGPQAEVRFVDKHPEGGAEPVDILKIVEQLYHEGKKVVRLKAGDAMMFNGGGVDCARLKEMEIPFEMVPGLTAAAAAASIFAIPITEKFESNSIIYAIADHIEDNYAHFRDISKLFKHGTTLALYMAYDNLKEIFRVFEEEGVPADMPVVIASMISLSHEDCACATLETVFKVIDEREMLAPFVFFIGKYVKILAH from the coding sequence ATGAAAGAAGCATTTGGAAATTACTATCCGGTATCGATAGTCGGTACAGGCCCGGGAGGCCCGGAGTATCTCACGGTAGAAGCAAAACGAAGGTTGAATGAAGCCGATTGTATTTTGTATGATTGCCTGCCGGCTACGCATATACTTACAGAGGCAGGGCCGCAAGCGGAAGTCCGCTTTGTAGATAAACATCCGGAGGGAGGAGCGGAACCGGTTGATATTTTAAAGATTGTAGAGCAGCTGTATCATGAAGGGAAAAAGGTAGTACGCTTAAAAGCCGGAGACGCAATGATGTTTAATGGAGGCGGAGTAGACTGTGCGCGGCTCAAAGAGATGGAGATTCCTTTTGAAATGGTGCCGGGTTTAACCGCAGCAGCCGCTGCTGCAAGTATTTTTGCTATTCCTATCACTGAAAAGTTCGAGAGTAACAGCATCATTTATGCCATAGCAGATCATATAGAAGATAACTATGCCCATTTTCGGGATATCTCTAAGCTGTTTAAACACGGCACTACACTGGCTTTGTACATGGCTTATGACAATTTGAAGGAAATCTTCCGCGTGTTCGAAGAAGAGGGAGTGCCCGCTGATATGCCGGTGGTCATTGCTTCCATGATTTCGCTTTCTCATGAAGATTGCGCTTGCGCTACCCTGGAAACCGTTTTCAAGGTCATAGACGAAAGAGAGATGCTTGCTCCATTTGTGTTCTTTATCGGCAAGTACGTCAAAATTCTTGCTCATTAG
- a CDS encoding ABC transporter ATP-binding protein → MKLEIKNASLGYQHKTILQNVSLELHTGQTICVLGRNGSGKTTLFRSLLGLLPLQSGEILLDGKNLSSWNRTQFARKVAYVPQARSLPFPFTVMDVVLFGRTSHLKPFASPGKEDRAIAEWCLDKLNIIHLRKRVFTQLSGGEQQMVIVARALAQQPSFLVMDEPTSSLDFGNQIKIIRQVNELKNESLGILMATHSPDHAFMCDARVAVVRNHTVTGQGDCKEVITEKLLKDVYGADIHIHAFAEKALLCRRICVPEI, encoded by the coding sequence ATGAAATTAGAAATTAAAAACGCTTCACTGGGCTATCAACACAAGACGATTCTTCAAAACGTTAGTCTGGAACTTCATACAGGGCAGACTATTTGTGTGTTGGGGCGTAATGGTTCGGGCAAAACTACATTGTTCCGTTCTTTGCTGGGCCTGCTTCCGCTCCAATCGGGCGAAATTCTGCTTGATGGCAAGAACTTATCTTCCTGGAACCGTACTCAGTTTGCCCGTAAGGTAGCCTATGTGCCTCAGGCTCGTTCGTTACCTTTCCCTTTTACGGTGATGGATGTCGTTTTGTTCGGGCGCACCTCGCACCTTAAACCCTTTGCCTCTCCTGGTAAGGAAGACAGAGCCATTGCCGAGTGGTGTCTGGATAAACTAAACATTATTCACTTACGCAAACGAGTCTTCACACAGCTGAGCGGCGGAGAACAACAAATGGTCATTGTGGCAAGAGCGCTGGCTCAACAACCCTCTTTCCTGGTAATGGACGAACCTACGTCGAGCCTTGACTTTGGCAACCAGATAAAGATAATCAGGCAGGTGAATGAGTTGAAGAATGAATCGCTTGGCATTTTGATGGCCACACACTCGCCTGATCACGCTTTTATGTGCGATGCCAGAGTAGCCGTTGTGCGCAATCATACCGTGACGGGGCAGGGAGATTGCAAAGAGGTGATTACAGAGAAACTTTTAAAAGATGTTTATGGAGCCGATATTCACATTCATGCATTTGCGGAAAAAGCATTGTTGTGCAGAAGAATATGTGTTCCGGAGATTTAA
- a CDS encoding iron ABC transporter permease, with the protein MAYKGNHCITGTTILLALSLFLLFTVLFSFSVGRYSIPMTDILGFLFTGKCTDRNLPLLLTEIRLPRILGAVLVGGALSVSGAAYQGIFRNPMVSPDILGVSSGAGFGASLAILFSFGLAGIQGMAFVTGIVSVCIALSVSKIMSKAHDRILMLVLSGMIVGSMFSALISLIKYIADSEYKLPDITFWLMGSLAEVTLKELKAVFPFIALALIPLLLSSWRLNVLSFGDEEAQALGVHAGRLRIIVIGCASLITASAVSITGLIGWVGLIIPHFARFLVGPNHKVLLPASFLVGSVFMLVVDDLSRSVSSLEIPLGIITSLIGAPMFLIILRLSSKHTW; encoded by the coding sequence ATGGCATACAAGGGGAATCATTGCATCACCGGAACAACAATTCTACTTGCATTGAGCTTATTTTTGTTGTTCACCGTTTTGTTCTCGTTTTCAGTAGGAAGATATTCGATACCCATGACGGATATATTGGGTTTTCTCTTTACCGGAAAATGTACAGATCGAAATTTGCCTTTGCTGCTAACTGAAATACGACTACCACGTATTTTGGGCGCAGTGCTGGTTGGAGGAGCTTTGTCTGTTTCAGGCGCAGCTTATCAGGGGATATTCCGCAATCCGATGGTAAGTCCGGATATATTGGGCGTTAGCTCGGGAGCCGGATTTGGTGCTTCTTTGGCTATCCTGTTCTCTTTCGGACTTGCAGGGATTCAGGGTATGGCATTTGTTACAGGCATTGTTTCTGTTTGCATAGCGTTATCCGTCAGCAAGATAATGAGTAAGGCGCACGATCGGATTTTGATGCTGGTACTTTCGGGCATGATTGTGGGGTCTATGTTTAGCGCATTGATTTCTTTGATAAAATACATTGCCGATAGCGAATACAAATTGCCCGACATCACCTTCTGGCTGATGGGTAGTTTGGCAGAGGTAACACTTAAGGAGTTGAAAGCAGTTTTCCCCTTTATTGCCTTGGCATTGATACCCTTGTTGCTTTCGTCGTGGAGGCTCAATGTGCTCTCTTTTGGTGATGAAGAGGCACAGGCACTGGGCGTGCATGCGGGGCGGTTGCGTATCATCGTTATAGGCTGTGCGTCGTTAATCACTGCTTCGGCTGTGAGTATTACGGGACTTATCGGATGGGTGGGACTAATCATCCCTCATTTTGCCCGTTTCCTGGTGGGCCCCAATCACAAAGTACTATTGCCCGCTTCCTTTTTGGTAGGAAGTGTTTTCATGTTGGTGGTCGATGATTTATCTCGTTCCGTTTCATCATTGGAAATCCCTCTGGGCATTATTACCTCACTGATAGGAGCTCCTATGTTTCTTATTATTTTACGATTATCTTCTAAACATACATGGTAA
- a CDS encoding methylglyoxal synthase, with translation MGKLMRKIGLVAHDAMKKDLIEWAIWNSELLIGHKFYCTGTTGTLVLAALKEKHPEVEWDFTILKSGPLGGDQQMGSRIVDGEIDYLFFFSDPMTLQPHDTDVKALTRLASVENIVFCCNRSTADHVISSPLFSDPDYERIHPDYSGYAKRFENQAVVMEAVESVNRRKSKIDKK, from the coding sequence ATGGGAAAATTAATGAGAAAAATAGGTTTGGTAGCACATGATGCTATGAAGAAAGACCTTATTGAATGGGCTATTTGGAATTCGGAACTATTGATCGGGCATAAATTTTATTGCACCGGTACTACCGGCACTTTGGTGCTTGCTGCCTTGAAGGAAAAGCACCCTGAAGTAGAGTGGGATTTTACTATCCTGAAGTCAGGACCATTGGGTGGCGATCAGCAGATGGGCTCTCGCATTGTTGATGGTGAGATCGATTATCTTTTCTTCTTTAGCGACCCGATGACTTTACAACCTCACGACACTGATGTTAAGGCACTTACTCGTCTTGCCAGTGTTGAGAATATCGTATTTTGTTGCAATCGCTCTACTGCAGATCATGTTATCTCCAGTCCTCTATTTTCAGACCCTGATTATGAAAGAATACATCCTGATTATTCCGGATATGCCAAACGATTTGAGAATCAAGCTGTTGTTATGGAAGCTGTAGAATCCGTTAACAGAAGAAAAAGCAAAATAGATAAGAAGTAA
- a CDS encoding glycosyltransferase family 2 protein: MNKIAVVILNWNGCEMLRSFLPSVVSHSQVEGGVEICVGDNGSTDESVSMLRKEFPSVRIITLSENHGFADGYNLVLQQVEATYVVLLNSDVEVTPEWLLPLIDYMDAHPETAACQPKILSWHHKDMFEYAGAAGGFIDHYGYPYCRGRIMSLVEKDCGQYDDIVPVFWATGAALFIRLKDYREAGGLDGRFFAHMEEIDLCWRLRARNRQIVCIPQSTVYHVGGATLKKENPRKTLLNFRNNLLLLYKNLPEEELAGVMRMRLLLDYVAALSFLIKGQGANAKAVIRARHEFKNMRDLFSTDREENRKKTILNSIPERIKSSILALFYLKGRKYFSDL, translated from the coding sequence ATGAATAAAATAGCAGTTGTTATATTAAATTGGAACGGGTGCGAAATGCTCCGTTCGTTTTTGCCTTCTGTCGTTTCACATTCGCAAGTAGAAGGTGGAGTTGAGATCTGCGTGGGCGATAATGGTTCTACCGATGAGTCGGTATCTATGCTTCGAAAGGAATTTCCTTCTGTTCGCATCATTACGCTTAGCGAGAATCATGGCTTTGCCGACGGATACAATTTGGTTTTGCAACAAGTAGAGGCAACGTATGTTGTTTTGCTTAATTCGGATGTGGAGGTGACCCCTGAATGGCTTCTTCCATTGATTGATTATATGGATGCTCATCCCGAAACAGCTGCTTGCCAACCAAAGATACTTAGCTGGCACCATAAAGATATGTTCGAATACGCCGGAGCAGCCGGTGGCTTTATTGACCATTATGGTTACCCATATTGTCGGGGCCGAATAATGTCATTGGTTGAAAAAGATTGCGGGCAGTACGACGATATTGTTCCTGTTTTCTGGGCTACGGGTGCCGCCTTGTTTATTCGTTTGAAAGATTATCGGGAAGCAGGTGGTTTGGATGGCCGCTTCTTTGCTCACATGGAAGAGATTGATCTTTGTTGGCGCTTACGAGCCCGAAACAGACAGATTGTGTGTATCCCTCAGAGCACCGTTTATCACGTAGGAGGGGCTACCCTCAAAAAAGAAAATCCCCGTAAAACGCTGCTTAATTTCCGCAACAATCTTTTATTGCTTTACAAGAATCTTCCGGAAGAAGAACTCGCAGGGGTTATGCGTATGCGCTTGCTCCTCGATTATGTAGCTGCACTTTCTTTTCTTATTAAAGGGCAGGGTGCCAATGCAAAGGCGGTGATTCGTGCCCGGCATGAATTTAAGAATATGCGAGATCTATTTTCTACCGATAGAGAAGAAAACAGGAAAAAAACCATTCTCAATTCTATACCCGAACGAATAAAAAGTAGTATCTTAGCACTGTTCTATTTGAAGGGAAGAAAGTATTTTTCCGACTTATAG
- a CDS encoding lysophospholipid acyltransferase family protein yields the protein MSRFVYIFVYLGIWLMAIQPLSMLYILSDILYFFMYKVARYRRKVVRRNLKNSFPEKSAEELRVIEQRFYHYICDYMLESLKMLKMSVHELHRRMHFENTEQYLEMIEKHGGIVVMMPHYANFEWTIGMGMYMKPDDIPMQVYKPLKNYYVDRLFRNIRSRFGGYNVPKPDTAREVIKAKHSGKKLALGLVGDQSPNVSGLHFWTTFLNQDTSFMDGGERIARMMDYPVFYCELNKEKRGYCNATFVLMTEHPKDTADGEITEMYARHVEQTILREPAYWFWSHKRWKHKRSV from the coding sequence ATGTCTAGATTTGTTTATATCTTTGTTTATCTGGGAATATGGCTGATGGCTATACAACCACTTTCAATGCTTTATATCTTATCGGATATTCTGTACTTTTTCATGTATAAAGTGGCAAGATATAGAAGGAAGGTGGTGCGCCGAAATTTGAAGAATTCTTTTCCTGAAAAGTCCGCAGAAGAGTTACGCGTTATTGAACAACGATTTTATCACTATATCTGCGACTACATGTTAGAAAGCCTCAAAATGTTGAAGATGTCTGTCCACGAACTACACAGACGCATGCATTTTGAGAATACCGAACAATATTTGGAAATGATAGAAAAGCATGGAGGCATTGTAGTGATGATGCCCCACTATGCTAATTTTGAATGGACTATTGGTATGGGAATGTATATGAAGCCCGATGATATTCCAATGCAAGTATATAAGCCGCTTAAAAATTATTATGTTGACAGATTGTTTCGTAACATTCGTTCTCGGTTTGGAGGATACAATGTGCCGAAACCCGATACGGCTCGCGAGGTTATTAAAGCTAAACATAGTGGTAAAAAGCTCGCACTAGGGCTTGTGGGCGATCAGTCGCCTAATGTGAGCGGTTTGCATTTCTGGACTACTTTTTTAAATCAAGATACCTCCTTTATGGATGGAGGCGAACGCATTGCCCGAATGATGGATTATCCGGTGTTTTATTGTGAGTTGAATAAGGAGAAGAGAGGATATTGCAATGCCACTTTTGTTTTGATGACCGAACATCCCAAGGATACGGCGGATGGTGAAATTACTGAGATGTATGCCCGCCATGTGGAACAAACCATATTGCGTGAGCCGGCTTATTGGTTTTGGTCGCACAAACGGTGGAAACATAAACGTTCTGTATAA
- the mtaB gene encoding tRNA (N(6)-L-threonylcarbamoyladenosine(37)-C(2))-methylthiotransferase MtaB, whose product MIDTTVFQNKTAVYYTLGCKLNFSETSTIGKILREAGIRTARKGEEADLCIVNTCSVTEMADKKCRQAIHRLVKQHPQAFVVVTGCYAQLKPENVAKIEGVDLVLGAEQKADIMHYLGDLRKHESGEAHTSSTKDVRSFAPSCSRGDRTRFFLKVQDGCDYYCTYCTIPFARGRSRNGTIASLVKQAEQAVVEGGKEIVLTGVNIGDFGKSTGETFFDLIKALDAVEGIERYRISSIEPNLLTDEIIEYVSHSQRFVPHFHIPLQSGSDEVLELMHRKYNTALFASKIRTIKEAMPDAFIGVDVIVGTRGETDECFEKAYEFIENLDVTQLHVFSYSERPGTQALKIDHVVSMDDKHKRSQRLLELSDEKTKAFYSRFIGCSMPVLVEKPKSDALMHGFTENYIRVELESDQVLDNKVVTVRLGDFNEEGTALLGTIINE is encoded by the coding sequence ATGATAGATACCACTGTATTTCAAAATAAGACAGCCGTTTATTATACGTTAGGCTGCAAATTAAATTTTTCAGAGACATCAACAATCGGTAAAATACTTCGTGAGGCCGGTATACGTACCGCACGAAAAGGTGAGGAAGCAGATCTTTGCATTGTGAATACTTGTTCGGTGACGGAGATGGCAGATAAGAAATGCCGTCAGGCCATTCATCGGTTAGTGAAACAACATCCGCAAGCTTTTGTGGTTGTTACAGGTTGCTATGCTCAACTTAAACCGGAGAATGTAGCAAAGATAGAGGGAGTTGACTTGGTTCTGGGAGCTGAACAGAAAGCCGATATTATGCATTACCTCGGAGATCTGCGGAAGCATGAATCGGGAGAAGCACATACTTCCTCTACAAAAGATGTTCGTTCCTTTGCACCTTCCTGTTCTAGAGGAGATCGGACCAGATTCTTTCTTAAAGTGCAAGACGGTTGCGACTATTATTGTACCTATTGTACTATTCCTTTTGCACGGGGCAGAAGTCGTAACGGAACTATTGCTTCACTTGTAAAGCAGGCGGAGCAAGCCGTTGTCGAGGGAGGAAAAGAAATTGTTCTTACGGGTGTGAATATTGGTGATTTTGGTAAGAGTACCGGCGAAACTTTCTTTGATCTGATAAAAGCACTCGATGCTGTAGAAGGAATTGAACGTTATCGTATCTCTTCAATTGAACCTAATTTGCTGACTGACGAAATTATCGAATATGTATCGCATTCACAGAGGTTTGTACCACATTTTCATATTCCTCTGCAATCAGGGAGTGATGAGGTTTTGGAATTGATGCATCGTAAATACAATACCGCCCTTTTTGCTTCGAAAATAAGGACAATAAAGGAAGCGATGCCCGATGCATTTATCGGAGTCGATGTGATTGTAGGCACGCGCGGTGAAACGGATGAATGTTTTGAGAAGGCTTACGAATTTATCGAGAATTTAGATGTGACCCAGTTGCATGTTTTCAGCTATTCGGAACGTCCCGGTACTCAGGCTTTAAAAATAGACCATGTTGTGTCTATGGATGATAAACATAAACGCAGTCAGCGACTATTGGAGTTATCCGATGAAAAAACGAAAGCCTTTTACTCCCGCTTTATCGGTTGTTCTATGCCTGTGTTGGTTGAGAAACCGAAATCGGATGCTCTCATGCACGGTTTTACAGAGAATTATATACGGGTGGAGCTGGAAAGTGATCAAGTATTAGACAATAAAGTAGTTACAGTTCGTCTGGGTGATTTCAATGAAGAAGGAACGGCTCTTTTGGGCACTATTATAAATGAATAA
- a CDS encoding long-chain fatty acid--CoA ligase, which produces MIKENFIKLYENSFRENWDLPCYTDYGEEESYTYGQVAEEIAKLHLLFKHCSLRRGDKIAVIGKNNSRWCIAYMATITYGGIVVPILQDFKPNDVHHIINHSESIFLFTSDNIWDNLEEERLPGLRCVLSLTDFRCLHQRDGETVQKFMRYIDNELHEAYPHGFHKEDVQYTTLGNDKVMLLNYTSGTTGFSKGVMLTGNNLAGNVTFGIRTELLKKGDKVLSFLPLAHAYGCAFDFLTATAVGTHVTLLGKAPSPKIIMKAFEEVKPNLIITVPLVIEKIYKNIIQPLISKKGMKWALSIPLLDVQIYGQIRKRLIDALGGRFKEIIIGGAAMNPEVEDFFHKIKFPFTIGYGMTECGPLISYSPWNEFIQTSSGKVLDIMEARVYKETENAEVGEIQVRGENVMVGYYKNQEATKEVFTNDGWLSTGDLGTIDANGNVFIRGRSKTMILSSNGQNIFPEEIEARLNNMPFIHESLVIERNKKLVALVYPEYETLDSLGLNHTDHLKTIMDENLKNLNNSVASYERVSQIQLYPMEFEKTPKKSIKRYLYDSIAED; this is translated from the coding sequence ATGATAAAAGAGAATTTTATTAAATTATATGAAAACAGTTTTCGCGAAAACTGGGATTTGCCATGCTATACGGACTACGGCGAAGAAGAAAGCTACACTTATGGACAAGTAGCGGAAGAAATAGCCAAGTTACATTTACTATTCAAACATTGCAGTTTGCGTCGGGGAGACAAGATAGCCGTAATCGGTAAGAATAATTCTCGATGGTGCATCGCATACATGGCTACAATCACGTATGGTGGCATCGTTGTGCCTATCTTGCAAGACTTTAAACCAAACGACGTACATCACATCATAAATCATTCGGAATCAATATTTCTTTTTACAAGCGATAATATCTGGGATAATCTGGAAGAAGAACGACTACCCGGGTTGCGTTGTGTACTCTCGCTCACCGATTTTCGCTGTTTGCACCAACGAGACGGAGAAACCGTTCAAAAGTTCATGAGATATATAGACAATGAATTACACGAAGCTTATCCTCATGGATTTCATAAAGAAGATGTACAATATACCACACTAGGCAACGATAAAGTAATGCTCTTAAATTATACCTCCGGAACAACCGGTTTCAGTAAAGGAGTAATGCTCACCGGCAATAATCTCGCCGGCAACGTCACATTTGGTATCCGCACCGAGTTACTCAAGAAAGGTGATAAAGTACTCTCCTTTCTCCCACTTGCCCACGCTTATGGTTGTGCCTTCGATTTTCTGACGGCCACTGCCGTAGGCACTCACGTCACCCTCCTCGGCAAAGCTCCATCACCGAAAATTATCATGAAGGCTTTTGAAGAAGTTAAACCTAATCTGATCATTACGGTTCCACTAGTCATTGAGAAAATATATAAAAATATAATCCAGCCTTTAATTAGCAAAAAAGGTATGAAATGGGCATTAAGTATCCCCTTGTTAGATGTTCAGATATACGGACAAATACGTAAAAGGCTAATAGATGCACTCGGAGGGCGTTTTAAAGAGATTATCATAGGAGGTGCGGCGATGAATCCGGAAGTCGAGGATTTTTTCCATAAGATCAAATTCCCCTTCACTATCGGATATGGAATGACTGAATGCGGCCCCCTTATAAGTTACTCACCATGGAATGAATTTATACAGACCTCATCGGGTAAGGTATTGGACATTATGGAAGCTCGCGTATATAAAGAAACAGAAAATGCAGAAGTCGGAGAAATACAGGTGCGCGGAGAAAACGTAATGGTTGGCTACTATAAAAACCAGGAAGCGACTAAAGAAGTCTTCACTAATGACGGATGGCTATCTACCGGCGACCTTGGTACAATAGATGCAAATGGCAATGTCTTTATTCGGGGCCGCAGCAAAACGATGATTTTAAGTTCAAATGGACAGAATATTTTCCCGGAAGAAATAGAAGCCCGTTTAAACAACATGCCATTTATCCACGAAAGTCTGGTTATTGAAAGAAATAAAAAACTGGTAGCACTAGTATATCCCGAATACGAAACGTTAGATTCACTAGGATTGAACCACACTGATCATCTAAAAACAATTATGGATGAAAATCTGAAGAATTTAAATAATAGCGTTGCTTCTTATGAGAGAGTTAGTCAGATTCAGCTATACCCTATGGAGTTTGAAAAGACTCCGAAAAAGAGCATTAAAAGATACCTATATGATAGTATAGCAGAAGATTAG
- the rplI gene encoding 50S ribosomal protein L9 produces the protein MEIILKEDVVNLGYKNDIVTVKAGYGRNHLIPTGKAVIASPSAKKMLAEDLKQRAHKIEKIKNDAEALAAKLENVSLTIGAKVSSTGTIFGSVSNIQIADQLTKLGFDIDRKTIVVKDAVKEIGSYKAIIRLHKEISVEIPFEVIAE, from the coding sequence ATGGAAATTATATTAAAAGAGGATGTAGTAAACTTGGGTTATAAGAATGACATCGTAACAGTCAAGGCTGGTTATGGTCGTAATCACTTAATTCCCACAGGAAAGGCTGTTATTGCTTCTCCTTCTGCAAAGAAAATGTTGGCTGAAGATTTGAAACAGCGCGCTCATAAGATAGAGAAAATCAAGAATGACGCTGAAGCATTAGCTGCCAAGCTGGAGAACGTATCACTTACTATTGGAGCAAAAGTGAGTTCTACAGGTACTATTTTTGGTTCTGTTAGTAATATTCAAATTGCTGATCAGCTTACTAAACTTGGTTTCGATATTGATAGAAAAACCATTGTAGTGAAAGATGCAGTGAAAGAAATAGGTTCTTATAAAGCGATTATAAGACTTCACAAAGAAATTTCTGTTGAAATTCCGTTTGAGGTTATTGCTGAGTAA